Within the Stegostoma tigrinum isolate sSteTig4 chromosome 35, sSteTig4.hap1, whole genome shotgun sequence genome, the region TCGAGGTCAGGAAAGGTTAAACCCACCAACACCCGCCTGAACCAATGATCCATGTTTGATGATTGTCCTCAGGAGCCCCGTCACCATGAGAAATTGTGGAGCTGAATGCAGTCAGGTGACAGCACAGCAACTCCCAGCCATTCCTATTGGTCCAAATGGAACAGGCCCTCTTGGTGATCAATGCCAGAGTTTAGTCATTGGTGGAAATTGCAGAGACTGGGGCTGGTTCAttggttcaatgttgctgccTCTGGCCTGATTGGTGTCAGGTGGGTGCAGGTTGTGTGTATAaaaggagctgggtgggggctggaagggATGCTTGTGTTGTTTgggatcatgggggattttgtaGTGAGGGGTTTGTTCCTTCTGTTGGTGTTAGTTGGAGCTGTTTGTTGCTCTGAAACTTGGCAACAGTTTCTGAGCCAGAGGTATCCATGGAGAATAGTGAGAGCCACTCCTGCATCTGAGCGAGTTCCTCCTCATGGGGgtcccattggttccagtttcagaatgtctgagggtgggagtgtgtctcCACTGCAGACTGTGATGGTGCAGTGTGGAGAGCACAAGCTGCTGGTCAGGGcccagttggatttatttggAACCAGGCACCCAATTCAAGCTGCTGACCTGACCCTGGGGACAGTGGGTTGTCGGCCAACCAGGATCTACCCTGAGAACCACACTGTCCTCTTCGATTACGGGCTGCATATGTGGCAGCAGACTGCAGGTAATGAGTGCTCTGTACTTGCCTGCCTGACTTGTTCTTCCCCTCTCCTAccttcccacttcaagctgcaccttcttaatttcctacctcctaaccttatcccacccccttgatctgtccatcctccccagactgacttatccccttcctacctccccacccatactctgctcttctcctctatccatctttagtctGTCTCCCTGCTTCTCCCCACTTATTTCAGAATTGCCTCCCAatcccctcttctgatgaagagtcttggcctgaaaggtcagcttttggggccctaagatcctgcttggcctgctgtgtccattcagccccacactttgttatacctgCTGGTAGCTTGGTCTGGGTGTTGTTCAACTTGTGTAACCCTGGCTGCGGTGACATGAATGGTCTCTAGCTGTATTAATCCACAATCTGGTCTTAGGCTGTGCTTGGCCTCTGCTTGAATTTCTGTCTGTTCTAGATGTTTTGAAATGTTCTGTTTCTTTGTGTACTTCCAGCTTGTTCTCAGTCAGATTTGTTTGGATGTGGtattttcaattcagttctcaaCCATGCTCTACTGACAGCAAGATGCTGTATTGATTTGAGCTCCAAACTGTTGACTGATTAGCATTTGTGTAATATTTCTAAAgtagtaacttctgtttctgtattcCAGACAGCCATAGtcccataagacatgggagtggaagtgaggccattaggcccatcaagtctactctgccatttaaatcatggctggtgggcacttcaactccacttccctgctctctctccctgtagcccctgattccttctgagatctgCCATGTCCTGGCCTcgactgcactccatggcaatgaattccacaagcccaccactttctggctgaagaaatgttgtcttgtttcattttcaactttaccccctctaattttcaggctgtgcccacaggtcctagtctcgcCGCCTAACAGGAACACCTTCCGAGTGTTAACCCCTTCTAGGCCACTTTTCATTGACTTATTGCCCCTGAACACTCATGCTTATGCCTCAGATCTTTCTACCCCTGTCCCACAAATCTTGGTTCTTTACAAGTCTGTTTAGTCTCTCTCATAGAGAATTCGAGTTATTTGGAGTTGCTTGTAGCTTTGCTTGTCTGGGTCCTTAAAGAATGCATCCAATGGGATGAAGCCATTGTGAGCCCTGTGCTGCCCCTTCTCAGTTCAGATCAGTTCGTAATTCCTTAGCCTGGTATCTTTCAGATGACTGGAGATTTCCTGATCTACACCACCCACCTGACCCACATCCCAAACTATCCTGGGTCTGTCATTGTGCGAACCAATGGGGCTGTCATTCCCATTGTGTGTCGTTATTTCAGGTGAGAGTCTTCATTTGATTGATCAACATTTATTTTCAGCCACAGTGGTTGTCTTTTTGTTGTGAAATGGCTGCCCTGTCTCTCCCCAGGAAGGGCAAGGTGAGCAGTAACCCCATCGAGCCCACTTGGATCCCGTTCAGCTCCACCAGGTCTAGAGAAGGGCATCTGTCGTTCTCCCTGCGTCTAATGAATGGTATGTGATGGCTGTCTGGGGAGGGATCTCCTGGTGTCACTCACTGGGGGTTGCACCCACTGTCTCTCCAACCCTTGTCCTCTTGTACTTCAGGTGACTGGCTTACAGAGCGCACTTCCACTGTCTACTCCCTGGGACAACTCATTCACATTGAGGCGTCTGTTTCAATGGACAACCACGTGCCCCTGAAGCTGTACATTGACCGCTGTGTGGCTACACTGAGCCCAGGCAAGGACTCCAGCCCCAGATACAGCATCATTGACTACAATGGGTAAGGagctctctgctttctccagctgcttcCATCTCAATGGCTTCACTTCATGGCCCTTTGTTCACCTGCAGTTGCCTCGTGGACAGCCAAGCTGAGGACTCCTTTTCGACCTTTGTGTTGCTGAGAGACCAGCGGGAGCCGGACAAGCTCAGGTTTGACCTGGATGCCTTCTGCTTCTATGGAGATGAGCGTTCCTTGGTAAGAGCAAGCTGCTGACTGGCTTCTCCCCACAGGGTGGGAGTGGCTAAACACTGACATGTGCTGAATGTGTCCCTCAGATTTTCATCACCTGTCACCTGAAAGTTGCTGCAGTGGATCAGGGAGATTCCAGGAACAAAGCTTGTACTTTCCAGAAGCTGCACAAGATGTGAGTGTCCCCCACTCCATGCCCCTTAGTGATGTTGTTGGAGAGGTGATGCACCGTGTGGTTGAATGGGCTGTTTCTCCTATTTAGCTGGACCCCACTGGAAGAGTCGACCAGTGACGTTTGTGCCTGTTGCCATGTCAGGAACTGTGGTAGCACAGGGGAGATCGTGTTCCCGTCCAGAGGAAGGAGAGATGTTGGAGCTGAAGCTGGTAGGTAACGGCCCCACTCTCGGGACTATACCCTCCTTCCCTGACCGTACTGTTGCTTCCTGCAGGGAgtgaagctggattgaagtgggagggtgaggccTCACTTGGCCCCCTGCTCGTTCTGGATCCTGAGCTGACCAGCCTGGCAactgagcccctgactgaggttGAGCAAAGGATGCAGGATATGTCTCCAGGCGGTGAGCTGTCTGACTGCTAGTTTCTTTGTGCTAGTTTCTTTGTCCCAGTCTCCCTCAGTAACCATTGGTTTCTCCTTGTTGTGTAGGTCTGCAGTCTGAGCTGGTTGTGATGGTGTCACTGACAGTGACGGCTGTCTCCCTGATCTCTGCTTCGTTGATGGCCTTGTTCCTGTACAAGAAACGCAAGCAAACTCCTGTCACCTCCTTTAAATGACCAATAAAGCAGTGATTTGTTGAATTTCCTGTCCCGGCCTAGTTTTTATTTTTCCACCTTCATGGAATTTTCTGGTATTTCCAAGGAGGATTTCTAGTCCTCATTTGgcattgactcccacagttagGCCTCTCTTGTAACTGCCTGGAGACTGAGCTCTCTGTCACCTCTTCTAAGCTTCAGAAGAAGTTTTGATCTTCAACCTCCAACTTGCAAACCATGTGTTATTTGGGCCTTTCAGTATTTAAAGAAAGCTTGTGTTAATTGTGTTTCTGCCCAAATTTGAGAAAGGCACATGGCACTTGCCCCCTGAGTACATAAATAAACAATTGTTAAACAAACATCTGTATTTCACCCTGAAATATGCTGAACTGTCAAGTTGCCATGTGGGTCTACCTATCCTCATCCCAAGATTTCTTGAGCAGAGCCCAACCTGCTCTCTTGCTTTTTGTCAGTTCAAACCTGACGTTGTCCTCAGGCAGTGCTGGTGGGTGTGAAGGCAGGGTGACTATGCCACATTTCTTCCCTGGTGTTCATCTGAAACTGTCTGCTGTGCCTCTTATGGTGAGGGAGGGTGTAGCTGACTCTGAACACGAGTGGGAATTCATTTCACTGAATTCCAAACCTTGGTAGGAAATGCTGAGGAGGTCAGTTCTCAGAACACAACGTGATGTGTAGGTGAGAATGCAGTTACCTGATGTTCTTCAGACACCAGTCAGGGCCTTGGTGGAAAAAGCCTTCTCGCTAAATGCATCTGACACCCCTTTTCTCAGGGCTGTATGCTAAATGGAATGATAGCTCATGCTCAGCGGGAGACTGAGCAGCCTTGTCCTGTCACTGTAGCCATGACATGGAGTGCTATGTTTTGTACCTCAAATATTCATGAACAAGATTAAATCAGTGGCCACAACACCACCATTTCAGTGTAAATAACTGACCTACCCACCCTCCCTTGACTTCCTCTCTTGGAATAGGAAGTTTGACACTTGGTGGGTTTTGTCCTGATGGCTTTCTCACTCTTGGCAGCATGATGTGAGGGGTTGGGAATTGATTCTTAGTGCAGGGACTGGAACAAGTTCTGCAGGCTTCAATAGTGTTCTCTATTTCAGTTGCGCAGCCTGATGTCTGACTGGAGTATACATGTGGTCAGGGCATGTGGTGAGCAAGTGTTTGTCTGATGTGGCTGAGGGTAGTTGTGGAGTTAGTGATCTCAGGCTTACAAGCTTCCAAATCTGACTTTCAAGTATTTCACCACAATCCAAGAAAGCTGGGTACCAAATTGCCTGGGTTTGAGATGAAAGCTTTCATTCCTGTGGAAAGGTCAGCAGTAGGAGGAGAGAGTCTGGGGTCAAGGTGGGTTTTCAGATTTGGTGTTGGGAACCTTGGAGCGCAATGCCTGAGTGGAGGGGAAACCTCAATTAACAATCCTTCTTCTGTAGAAGGACAGCACTGTTAGCTCCAGAGttatcctccctcattcctttaaATGTAAAGGTACTTTTTTCTCCACACACTAGCGCTCCAGTACTAAATTCCAACATCCCCAAGAAATGCGCATGACCAGGTTAGGTACAGAGTGCAGTTCCATGTGCCCTGTTCAGATAAGGGTTCAAGAGCAGGTACTACATGTTAGATATGGTGTGATGCTGTTTCAAGCTGCTCCCTTGACTGCCTCCCTATTAACTTCTTCCCAAACCAGCTACAGTTACACAAGGTGAAATATTGAGGAGGATAATAACATTGTTTGTGATTTGGAGAAGTTGAATGGGTGTGTAAACAAATGGTAACGCTAGTTCAATGTGGATCAAGATAAGCTCATCCACTCGCAGCAAAAACAGGACCATGGGTTTCTATCTGAATAGAATGGAGAACAAGGGTGGGTGTGATGAATCTGTGTCTTTTGGCACCAGTTGCAGAAAGTCTGTATGgagatgcagcaggtggtgaggacagtaaatggtatgttgtccctCCGTGTTTAAGGACGGAATTAGAGCTGCCTTGCTGCAAATATACAGGGCTTGAATGGCCacccctggagtactgtgaagctttcagtcctgttggactgtcacctggtgtcatgtatcatgtgacttctcaaGTCAAAATAGATAGATTTGAAGAATAAAGGGGCAATCTCATAGAACCCTGCAATATTGTAATAGGACCAGGcagagaaaatgcaggaaggatatttcccaATGACCATGGAGTCCAGAAACTGGAATCACAGACTAAGGGACCAGATTTCAGAATCATGGACTGCCAGACGGTAAGAAACAGTAACAAGAGTAAGTTGTTAGGGCCCTCAATCTTGCTCCACCATTAAGTAGGACTCTGGCTGATCTGGTGTTAGTGACATCCGCTTTCCAAGATCTTCCTCAAACCCTTCTTTCCCACTCCTGGCCAACAATCTATATAGTTCAACCTTGGACTATAGACAAGGACTCTGCCCACACAGCTCACTATGGCAAGGAGATCGAAGGACATCGTACCCTCTGAGGGAACAAGTTCTCTCCATCTTAGTCTTATGACTTTTACCTTTTGTGAGTTGTTGTCCAGAACCTTCTGGACACTTGAATACAACACGTAATGTTTCACCTGCCTTTCTACCCCGCTTCAGACTCCCTCAAACTTAAAATCGGCTctcacaaagctatgctgccTGTTTGTTTGCGATGAAGATGCTGAAAATGTTCTTCCAGTAATGGTCAAATGATTGCAATGCATTTCCAGCAATGTGCTGTGTTAATTAGCCCCTGACTACCTGCTTTTAGACGTACACAATGCAGAACTGAGTACAGAACCACAGCAGGCTGTTTGCCAATGTTGTGACAAACATGACGCCagattaaactaattccttctgcctgcatttggtctctgTTCAATCATTGATTCATTGTAGATTAGTGTTTGTCTAAAAGCTGCTTCAATGCACCTTTTTCTACACCGCAGATCATTGACTCCTCCCACTCTGAGCATATAAACTTGCACATcacatctcatttgaaatttACCTCACCCGATATTACATGCATTTCCCCAGCCGAAGTGAGGCAGTTCTCCTCAAATAATCTTCGAAACAAAGCTAGCTATGCCTTTCAATTTCCCCTCTTAAAACAGTTTTGCAAGCCTCTCCTAATGCGTCCTACCCTTTCCTTTCTCAACAGCGGTGTCACATTGCTAATTTTCCAATCTTTTGCTGACTTGCTAGAAGTCAAGGATTTTTGAAAAATGTCAACTCTCACATCCACTGTCTCTGTACCTCAATCTTTTAGGATCCTCAGATGCAAATGAGCAGCTCCAGGGGATATTTCAGTCATTAATTTGTATAATGATACATAGTGATGTTGAAGGGGCTGAAATCCTCTCCCACATTCCTTGGTATTTGTGGAATGTGCAATGTACCttgatgcaaaaaaaaacactgatgcaaagtatctctAACGATTTTGCCATCTCCTGGCTCCCCATAATGAACCTTCCAGGTCTGTTATCAGTGGTGTATCTTCATTTTATGTTTTAACAATCACATGCAAAGAGAATGGTCTTTCCATTTGTTTGCTAAATTACACTTggcagtttatttttctttgtttcaactATGCTTTTAGTTGTTCTTTGCTCAAGTTTGaatttatcactgtttttaaACCCCTAAGATGgtttttttaaatgcaaaactTGACACCAACTTTCCTGGGTTATTCAGGTTTGGTTTTTTGACACCTTGgatggggggtggtgttgggagttGGTGTCCTTTAAAATTGGACAtcgagatgtacgggagtggaatgtctcatgcTCGGAGCAGATACGgaagagggggtggccatgggtacccgcatgggcccaagataTACCTGTCTCTCTGCAGGTTACAGgtaacaatccctcttccgtagctacgctggtcctaaaccccacttcttcctgttACGTTGACTGttttggtgctgcctcatgctcccatgactagctcaaacagttcatccacttcaacaccttccaccccaaccttaacttcatctgggccatctccaatacctctctgtttccatctctggcaaccagcgagaaaccaatatccatttcaagcccatcgagtcccacagctacctagaatacgcctcgtCCCACCCAAAAtcctgcaaaaaatgccatccctattcccaattcttttacCTGTggcacatctgctcc harbors:
- the LOC132206300 gene encoding zona pellucida sperm-binding protein 3-like, whose translation is MSEGGSVSPLQTVIVQWRERKLLVRAQLDLFGTRHLIKAADLTLGTAGCRPTRIYPENHTVLFDYGLHECGSRLQMTGDFLIYTTHLTHIPNYPGSVIVRTNGAVIPIVCRYFRKGKVSSNPIEPTWIPFSSTRSREGHLSFSLRLMNGDWLTERTSTVYSLGQLIHIEASVSMDNHVPLKLYIDRCVATLSPGKDSSPRYSIIDYNGCLVDSQAEDSFSTFVLLRDQREPDKLRFDLDAFCFYGDERSLIFITCHLKVAAVDQGDSRNKACTFQKLHKIWTPLEESTSDVCACCHVRNCGSTGEIVFPSRGRRDVGAEAGSEAGLKWEGEASLGPLLVLDPELTSLATEPLTEVEQRMQDMSPGGLQSELVVMVSLTVTAVSLISASLMALFLYKKRKQTPVTSFK